The Hymenobacter volaticus genome includes the window GTCCCAGGCCACTATTGCGGAAGAGACCGGGCTCACGCAGAACATCATTGCGCGCATGGAGTTGAATGGCGCCGGCACCATCGAGACCTTTCTGACCCTCGCCCAGTTTTATTACCGCAAGGGCTGCAATCCCGCCTGGATTATGCTGGAAAATAACGCGGCCGTTCCCATGTTTTTGGATGCCGAAGTCAAGGCCGAAGATTTAGCCAAGGATCGTTCGTTTCTCGTTTCGCTTAAACATCAGCTCGAACATCATTTGGATGATAACACTACTCAAAAAGATTCAGTAGCCAAGGATTCGGCAGCCGTAGAGTGAAAAAGAAAATAGGCTAAATGAATTTAAGATTATTATTGATTATATCAATCAATAGTCTTTATTTTTAAGGAGATGATGCGCCCACGGGGAGCTATCTGATTCACCTTTAGCCCATTTTCTTATGTTACACCAAGCCGAAACCCCATTTGGTTCTGAACGGTTACCAGCACCAGCGCCTGCCAAGCAGGTACCCGAACCCGCTAAAAAGCCGGTGAGTCCCTCTGTTGACGAGATGCGGGACGAATTCCTGCTCAACGCCCAACCGGTTGTGGACGCGTTACGCAAAAGCGGTAAAACGCGGGAGGCGTCACAGCTGGAGGAGGCCGCCAAGGTCATTGGTGCCACCGTCGGCACGAGGCCAACTCACCTCTCAACAGTGGGCGACAGCCTAAAAGGGGAGTCAGTCAGTAAGGTACTTAAGAATATATGGGAGGTGATCGAGAAAGACCCCGTGCTCAAGTGCATGCCGCAGGCCCGTAGCTTGCGCAAGGCAGGTGATGCCCTTGATGGCGCTGGCCTGCTCGATATCACGGTGCGCAATGGCGTGGTGGTGAGCTTTGTCAGCAACTTCACAGAAAATTATGCGCTTGCGCAGCAGACGGCTCCGAAGTCCACTGAGAAAGTAGTTGCCCGCCCGCCGCTGGCTACGCCAGCGCCAATACCTTCCGCCGCCGATCTGCAGCCTACTCCGGCCGTGCAAGCCAGGGTCGCCTCGCTGCTGAGTCCGGCCGTGCGAGCCAAGGTGCAGGCCTTAGCCGAGGAGAATCTAGCTACTCGGTCCGCGGCTACGGGAGCAACTTCTAACCCCCCAGCACCCGTCGCCCCAAGTGTTGCCCCCAAGGCCTTTGTTCGGGAGGATATCCCCTTCGAGTTGCTGGCGAAAATGGGTGTGCAAGCGGCCGAGCTGGAACGTACAGGCCAGTTGCAAAAGCTACTGGAAGGCAAAAAAACGGACTTGGTTTCCACCTTCAGCCTTCGAAATCAGCAAGGCGAACCCATTCCGTTTGCTGCTAAAATGGTGCTGCAACGTGATGCGGAAGGAACCGCGAGTCTGCAATTTGACCTACCCAAGCATCGGTTAGAAATTCCGGAGCAGATTATGGGCAAGCAAATTACGCCCGCTATGAAAGAGCAACTGGAGCAGACTGGGGTGGTGCTTACGGATGGCCTGAAAGACAGCCAGGGCCAGACGTTTGCCGCCTATATTGCCATCGATAAAGAGATGAATAAAGTGGTGGCCTTGCGCCAAGGAAACCAGCGGGTTCCGCAGGTGATCAACGGCCTAACGCTTAAACCGGAGCAGCAGCAGCAGTTGCTGGAAGGCAAACCAGTGCGGCTTGAGGGTATGGTAACGGGCGATGGAAAGGCGCGCTTCGACGCAACCATGCAACTCGATCCCTTTAAGCGCAGCATTAATCCGAAAAATGAACGCTTTTATCCTGCACCTCAACAGGCCGTAACGGAGCAGAAAGAGGAGCAAGTTTCGCGTCCTAGAATGCGTATTTAGGGTAATATTGTTGCTCCTGACAATAAAAAAGCCCCAGCTAATGCTGGGGCTTTTGCATTTTATAAAAGGCGTTTTCGAAAGACAATATTTATCCTGTACCTCTTCAGCTTGGTTGGTCTGAAGCTTGCCCTCTTAAGGCGAGCCCGACTAATGCCAGTCAGTGTTCCTATCTCCGCAACCGATAAACCCTTTTCCAGGGCTTTGGCCACCTTGGCTACGTTCATGACTGAAGTGGTCTAGTAAAAACGGACAGTTCAAAGACTTCATGAAGGCTCAACTTGTCTTGGTGGATGACAGTATTTTAAGCATACAAACAAGGCTACCAATCATGAAGGCTATCTAAAACTCGTCTTGTATCATTACTTAAACGCACGCTTCTCAAGTGTGACAATAAGTGCATGTTTTGCCCATATAAGAAAACGAC containing:
- a CDS encoding DUF3945 domain-containing protein: MLHQAETPFGSERLPAPAPAKQVPEPAKKPVSPSVDEMRDEFLLNAQPVVDALRKSGKTREASQLEEAAKVIGATVGTRPTHLSTVGDSLKGESVSKVLKNIWEVIEKDPVLKCMPQARSLRKAGDALDGAGLLDITVRNGVVVSFVSNFTENYALAQQTAPKSTEKVVARPPLATPAPIPSAADLQPTPAVQARVASLLSPAVRAKVQALAEENLATRSAATGATSNPPAPVAPSVAPKAFVREDIPFELLAKMGVQAAELERTGQLQKLLEGKKTDLVSTFSLRNQQGEPIPFAAKMVLQRDAEGTASLQFDLPKHRLEIPEQIMGKQITPAMKEQLEQTGVVLTDGLKDSQGQTFAAYIAIDKEMNKVVALRQGNQRVPQVINGLTLKPEQQQQLLEGKPVRLEGMVTGDGKARFDATMQLDPFKRSINPKNERFYPAPQQAVTEQKEEQVSRPRMRI